Proteins encoded by one window of Chryseobacterium aquaeductus:
- a CDS encoding NADP-dependent glyceraldehyde-3-phosphate dehydrogenase — protein MSSANTESFKEIFKSENDIPDEYKIQEIHQRVYLLNGELVDWKGDVTEIYSPVCIRTENGLERKLLGSIPNIGPKEAMEVLEASVKAYNNGLGEWPTMSVEGRIKCMQKFVYLMIKERDLIIKLLMWEIGKTLPDSTKEFDRTVDYINQTIDALKDLDRESSRFQQAEGTIAQIRRAPLGVVLSMGPFNYPLNEIFTTLIPALIMGNTIIFKLPKHGVLAHYPLLNAFKEAFPKGTVNTLYGKGSEIITPIMESGKVNVLAFIGSSKVANGLKKLHPKVNRLRAILSLDAKNAAIVTKNANLDIAVSEIILGALSFNGQRCTALKLIFVQKDVAEEFTAKLNKAVSELKSGLPWEKDVKITPLPEANKPSYLKECIEDALSKGGKVLNENGGYNEESFVFPAVVYPVNSDMKLYHEEQFGPIIPVVPFDSIEEPIDYQVNASHGMQVSIFSEDALEVSKLIDPFVNLVSRVNINCQAQRGPDVFPFTGRKDSAEGTLSVFDALRSFSIRSLVAAKSTESNKNLLNTIVRDHDSNFLSTDYLF, from the coding sequence ATGAGTTCAGCAAATACAGAATCATTTAAGGAAATTTTTAAAAGCGAAAACGACATTCCCGATGAATATAAAATTCAGGAAATTCACCAGAGAGTTTATCTTTTAAATGGCGAATTGGTAGATTGGAAAGGCGATGTCACAGAAATATATTCTCCGGTTTGCATCCGTACAGAAAATGGTTTAGAAAGAAAACTGTTGGGAAGTATTCCCAATATCGGTCCGAAAGAAGCAATGGAAGTTCTTGAAGCGTCGGTAAAAGCATACAACAACGGCCTTGGCGAATGGCCAACGATGTCCGTAGAAGGTCGCATCAAATGTATGCAGAAGTTCGTTTATTTGATGATCAAAGAACGCGATCTTATCATCAAACTATTGATGTGGGAAATCGGAAAAACGCTGCCCGATTCTACCAAAGAATTTGACCGTACCGTAGATTACATCAACCAGACCATCGATGCATTAAAAGATTTAGACCGTGAATCTTCACGTTTCCAACAAGCAGAAGGTACGATTGCTCAGATCCGAAGAGCTCCGCTTGGCGTGGTTTTAAGCATGGGACCTTTCAATTATCCTTTAAATGAAATCTTTACAACGTTGATTCCCGCCTTGATTATGGGAAACACGATTATTTTTAAACTTCCAAAGCATGGTGTTTTGGCGCATTATCCTTTACTGAATGCCTTCAAAGAAGCTTTCCCAAAAGGAACAGTGAATACTTTATACGGTAAAGGCTCGGAAATTATCACGCCGATCATGGAGAGCGGAAAGGTGAATGTACTGGCATTTATCGGTTCGAGTAAAGTGGCAAACGGATTGAAAAAGCTTCACCCGAAAGTTAACAGATTAAGAGCAATCTTAAGCTTAGATGCAAAAAATGCAGCCATCGTAACCAAAAATGCCAATCTGGATATTGCGGTAAGCGAAATTATTCTTGGTGCACTTTCTTTCAACGGACAGCGTTGTACCGCTCTGAAATTAATCTTTGTACAAAAGGATGTTGCCGAAGAATTTACAGCAAAATTAAATAAAGCCGTTTCCGAACTAAAATCAGGTTTGCCTTGGGAAAAAGATGTGAAAATCACACCGCTTCCAGAAGCTAACAAACCTTCTTATCTTAAAGAATGTATAGAAGATGCTTTATCAAAAGGCGGAAAAGTTCTGAATGAAAATGGTGGTTACAACGAGGAATCTTTTGTATTTCCTGCTGTCGTTTACCCTGTGAACAGCGATATGAAATTGTATCATGAAGAGCAGTTCGGGCCAATAATTCCTGTTGTTCCGTTTGATTCGATTGAAGAACCGATCGATTATCAGGTGAATGCTTCGCACGGAATGCAGGTGAGTATTTTCAGTGAAGATGCGCTGGAAGTTTCAAAACTCATTGATCCATTTGTGAATTTGGTAAGCCGGGTTAATATCAACTGTCAGGCACAGCGTGGTCCCGATGTTTTCCCGTTTACTGGGAGAAAAGATTCTGCAGAAGGTACGCTTTCTGTGTTTGATGCGCTTCGTTCTTTCTCCATAAGATCACTGGTCGCTGCAAAATCTACGGAATCCAACAAAAACCTTTTGAATACGATTGTCAGAGATCACGATTCTAACTTTTTGAGTACAGATTATTTGTTTTAA
- a CDS encoding type II toxin-antitoxin system RelE/ParE family toxin has protein sequence MKIKFSDESLSDLRNIEEYLLKNWSDKVYDDFLTKLDEIVEIICLGNISFQKYENTDLHKVLITKHNTLIYIIENDLLKIVRILQNFQDPDENYKSLDK, from the coding sequence ATGAAAATAAAATTCTCTGATGAATCACTTTCCGATTTAAGAAATATAGAGGAATATCTTCTTAAAAATTGGAGTGATAAAGTTTATGATGATTTTCTTACAAAACTCGATGAAATAGTAGAGATTATCTGTTTAGGAAATATATCTTTTCAAAAATATGAAAATACAGATCTTCATAAAGTTTTAATTACAAAACACAATACACTCATTTACATTATTGAAAATGATCTTTTAAAAATCGTCCGCATCCTCCAAAACTTTCAGGATCCTGACGAGAATTACAAATCTTTAGATAAATAA
- a CDS encoding DUF4256 domain-containing protein has product MVSKKQLSEKETTELLDILQQRFEKNTNRHPQIDWSTIESKLKENPIKLWSLNEMEISGGEPDVVDYDKKSDEYVFFDCSPESPKGRRSFCYDRKALDSRKENKPQNDVLTVAKEMGVDILDETQYRFLQTLGEFDLKTSSWIKTPKEIRALGGALFCDRRYDTVFVYHNGANSYYAARAFRGVLKV; this is encoded by the coding sequence ATGGTTTCAAAAAAACAATTATCAGAAAAAGAAACTACAGAACTTTTGGATATTCTTCAACAACGTTTTGAAAAAAATACCAATCGCCATCCCCAAATTGACTGGTCTACAATTGAATCAAAATTAAAAGAAAATCCTATAAAACTGTGGTCTCTCAACGAAATGGAAATTTCCGGTGGCGAACCTGACGTGGTAGATTATGATAAAAAATCTGACGAATATGTTTTTTTTGACTGTTCGCCAGAAAGCCCGAAAGGAAGACGAAGTTTCTGCTATGATCGCAAAGCTTTAGATTCCAGAAAGGAAAATAAACCACAAAATGATGTTTTAACAGTTGCGAAAGAAATGGGTGTAGACATTCTTGACGAAACGCAATACAGATTTTTGCAGACCTTGGGAGAATTTGATCTGAAAACTTCGAGCTGGATAAAAACTCCAAAAGAGATCAGAGCATTGGGCGGCGCACTTTTCTGTGACAGAAGATATGATACTGTTTTTGTATATCACAACGGAGCCAATTCTTATTATGCGGCAAGAGCCTTTCGTGGAGTTTTGAAGGTTTAG
- a CDS encoding ATP-dependent Clp protease ATP-binding subunit, with translation MGVLVTNETVKQLFHIAQSIARENYNATYSGPHILQALMHKDIGLNEFLKNIDKDPGYFYEWADVRIEDYPKTTHLPNEVGEGEFVDQILEEADDIRLKLGLDEITPICILTAIVKPQVAFTLQQLKSLPLREHEIFNLYRKDTPYASSENSEISSLFSNGSDYSDNSFPSIKSYCIDRTSQARQGTLENIIGRDKELRMLVEILCRRTKPNVIIIGEPGVGKTALVEGFATEIIKGNVPEMLKNATLLELDTGALLAGTSYKGEIEDRLKKVINECKKIEKAILFIDEIHALLDPKGSIGNIGNILKPELARGEITVIGATTQEEYRKIIEPEQAFNRRFEVLTVNEPDEQTCVKMIDVLLDGYKKHHAIEVDKSALPECVRLAKRYAKGKKLPDAAIDLLDRTMAAIKMLDELSEKELQDWKENYENILKEEFLDDKDKADELIWNYNLLRDKISPILWGSLREQPQIDNSMPIEHLQKMIEDTFTELIEHASVKREKVGKLELAAVMAAKTNIPIGKLQAQEKEKLLNMESLLLNRVVGQDHALKVLSDAIVENRSGLNKPGQPIGSFFLLGPTGTGKTELAKSMAELLFNDEKAMVRFDMSEFKEEHSAALLYGAPPGYVGYEEGGMLVNKIRQQPYTVVLFDEIEKAHHSVFDVFLQIMDEGKVHDKLGKEGDFSNALILFTSNIGSEEIVKQFEEGKVPESSALMQIMSNSGRFRPEFLARITEIIPFAPITESIAERIFNIQLKSLHKSLHRLGMTLSISDEAVKNLALGGFSSKYGARQISGVIRAQLARPISKMIVREEVKSGQTLTVNWNQTDDKIEWKVE, from the coding sequence ATGGGAGTATTAGTAACCAACGAAACCGTAAAACAGCTTTTTCACATAGCTCAATCCATTGCCAGAGAAAATTACAACGCAACATACAGCGGTCCGCATATTCTTCAGGCTTTGATGCATAAAGACATCGGGCTCAACGAGTTTTTAAAAAACATAGACAAAGATCCCGGATATTTCTATGAATGGGCAGATGTAAGAATCGAAGATTACCCCAAAACCACACACCTTCCAAATGAAGTAGGTGAGGGAGAATTTGTAGATCAGATTCTTGAAGAAGCCGATGATATCAGATTAAAATTAGGTTTAGACGAAATTACTCCGATCTGCATTTTAACAGCAATCGTAAAACCTCAGGTTGCTTTTACTTTACAACAACTGAAATCTCTACCGCTCAGAGAGCACGAAATATTCAATTTATACAGAAAAGATACGCCGTACGCATCATCTGAAAATAGTGAAATTTCTTCGCTTTTTTCTAATGGATCAGATTATTCAGACAATTCTTTCCCTTCCATCAAAAGTTATTGTATTGACAGAACTTCACAGGCTAGGCAGGGAACTTTAGAAAACATTATCGGTCGAGATAAAGAACTCAGAATGTTGGTTGAAATTCTTTGCCGAAGAACAAAACCGAATGTCATCATCATCGGTGAACCAGGAGTTGGAAAAACCGCTTTGGTAGAAGGTTTCGCTACAGAAATTATCAAAGGAAATGTTCCTGAAATGCTGAAAAATGCAACCCTTTTAGAATTGGACACTGGAGCTCTATTAGCAGGAACTTCTTACAAAGGCGAAATCGAAGATCGTCTGAAAAAAGTCATCAATGAATGTAAAAAGATTGAAAAAGCAATTCTTTTTATTGATGAAATCCATGCACTTTTAGATCCTAAAGGAAGTATCGGAAACATCGGAAATATCCTGAAACCTGAATTAGCAAGAGGTGAAATTACCGTTATCGGAGCGACAACTCAGGAAGAATACAGAAAAATAATCGAACCCGAACAGGCTTTCAACCGACGTTTTGAAGTTCTTACCGTCAACGAACCGGACGAACAAACCTGCGTGAAAATGATCGATGTTCTTTTGGATGGGTACAAAAAACATCATGCAATTGAAGTAGATAAATCTGCTCTTCCGGAATGTGTGCGTTTGGCTAAAAGATATGCAAAAGGTAAAAAATTGCCGGATGCAGCAATTGATTTGCTTGACCGAACAATGGCTGCCATCAAAATGCTTGATGAACTTTCTGAAAAGGAACTTCAGGATTGGAAAGAAAACTATGAGAATATTCTTAAAGAAGAATTTCTTGATGATAAAGATAAAGCCGACGAATTAATCTGGAATTATAATTTACTGAGAGATAAAATCAGCCCAATTTTGTGGGGATCTTTGAGAGAGCAGCCACAGATTGATAACTCAATGCCGATTGAGCATCTTCAGAAAATGATTGAAGATACTTTCACAGAATTGATAGAGCACGCTTCTGTAAAAAGAGAAAAGGTGGGCAAGCTGGAATTGGCAGCGGTAATGGCAGCAAAAACCAATATCCCGATTGGGAAACTTCAGGCTCAGGAAAAAGAGAAATTGCTTAATATGGAATCTCTTTTATTAAACAGAGTTGTCGGTCAGGATCACGCATTGAAAGTGCTTTCAGACGCTATTGTAGAAAACCGAAGCGGATTAAACAAACCGGGACAACCGATCGGATCATTTTTCCTTCTAGGACCAACTGGAACAGGAAAAACGGAACTCGCAAAATCTATGGCAGAATTGCTTTTTAATGACGAAAAAGCGATGGTTCGTTTCGATATGTCAGAATTTAAAGAAGAACATTCTGCAGCACTTTTGTACGGAGCGCCTCCGGGATATGTCGGTTATGAAGAAGGTGGAATGTTGGTGAATAAAATCCGTCAGCAGCCTTATACCGTAGTTTTATTTGACGAAATTGAAAAAGCGCATCACTCGGTTTTTGACGTGTTTTTACAGATCATGGACGAAGGAAAAGTACATGATAAACTAGGAAAAGAAGGAGATTTTAGCAATGCTTTGATTTTATTTACTTCAAATATTGGTAGCGAAGAAATTGTAAAACAATTTGAGGAAGGAAAAGTTCCGGAATCATCTGCTTTAATGCAAATTATGTCAAATTCAGGCAGATTCAGACCGGAGTTTTTAGCGAGAATTACAGAAATTATTCCTTTTGCGCCAATCACAGAATCTATTGCAGAAAGAATTTTTAATATTCAGTTAAAGTCACTTCACAAATCACTTCATAGATTGGGAATGACGCTTTCTATTTCTGATGAAGCTGTGAAAAACTTAGCTCTAGGCGGATTCAGCAGCAAATATGGAGCAAGACAGATTTCGGGTGTTATCAGAGCTCAACTCGCAAGACCGATCTCAAAAATGATTGTGCGGGAAGAAGTAAAATCCGGACAAACACTTACTGTTAATTGGAATCAGACCGATGACAAGATCGAGTGGAAAGTTGAATAA
- the polA gene encoding DNA polymerase I, which yields MDATQDKRLFLIDAYAMIFRGYYALIRSPRITNAGVDTSAIFGFTNSLIELIRRERPTHLAVVFDVGQASIRTIDFAAYKANRSETPEAIKVAIPYLHRILDAMHIPHMGVEGYEADDLIGTLACKAEKEGYTTFMVTPDKDFAQLVTDKIKIYKPGLKGGEIEILGVDEVKAKYGIEDPKQVIDFLAMMGDAVDNIPGLDGVGEKTAMKFLQEYGSIENLLANTHQLKGKIKEKIEASAERGILSKKLATIICDAPVEFHQEQYDLETPDFEKVKEIFDEIEFRRLYENLYRAFAPAETVTVKTTTVESNADNQKPPTINQSGQLDLFASFEELDQATSTKETITENDHLYQFVDNPKAQKILVQNLLKQKAVCFDTETTSLNELEAELVGMSFSYKKSLAYYVPLSADKGEVLQTLEIFRPFFEKEDLIKIAHNLKYDYKVLKQYDLTVRGAMFDTMIAHYLLNPDGRHGMDYLSEVYLNYKPVSIETIIGKKGKNQGNFRDADLRTQTDYAAEDADVTFQLYELFAPQLKKENLEDLFYKIEMPLMEVLAKMELEGISLDEKWLAQESIDLENDLRQLESKIFEISGEEFNMNSPRQLGDVLFDKMQLDPKAKKTKTGQYATSEDILQKLSTKHEIIQHILEYRTYQKLKSTYVDALPSQIDKDDNRVHTNFSQTTAATGRLASVNPNLQNIPIRTLRGQQIRGAFVSAEGKKIISADYSQIELRLIAEISGEDNMIKAFQDGEDIHASTAAKLFNIPLEEVSKTQRGQAKTVNFGILYGQGAFALAEQTGLSRSEAKQMIEAYYETYPKLKEYMAAQVQRAREIGYVETILGRKRHLKDINSGNFVVRAHAERNAVNAPIQGSAADVVKIAMIKIDKELQLQKLQTKMLLQVHDELLFESPIDEVEVATNIIKTEMENAIETQVPLLVEVGVGKNWLEAH from the coding sequence ATGGACGCAACACAAGACAAAAGGCTTTTCCTCATCGATGCTTATGCAATGATTTTCAGAGGATATTACGCATTGATAAGAAGCCCAAGGATTACAAATGCAGGAGTTGATACCTCTGCGATTTTTGGTTTTACAAATTCTTTGATCGAATTAATAAGACGAGAAAGACCTACGCATTTGGCAGTGGTTTTTGATGTAGGACAAGCGAGTATCAGAACCATTGATTTTGCAGCATACAAGGCCAATCGAAGCGAAACTCCTGAAGCGATAAAAGTTGCAATCCCATATCTTCACAGAATTTTAGATGCCATGCACATTCCGCACATGGGTGTTGAAGGTTATGAAGCGGATGATTTGATAGGAACTCTTGCCTGTAAAGCCGAGAAAGAAGGTTACACTACTTTTATGGTAACTCCCGATAAAGATTTTGCACAATTGGTTACCGATAAAATAAAAATTTATAAACCGGGATTGAAAGGTGGAGAAATCGAAATTTTGGGCGTTGATGAAGTAAAAGCCAAATACGGAATCGAAGATCCGAAACAAGTAATTGATTTCCTTGCAATGATGGGTGATGCGGTTGATAATATTCCGGGGTTAGATGGCGTTGGCGAAAAAACAGCGATGAAATTCTTACAGGAATATGGAAGCATCGAAAATCTTTTAGCAAACACACATCAGCTAAAGGGAAAAATCAAAGAAAAAATAGAAGCTTCAGCAGAACGTGGAATTTTATCTAAAAAGCTAGCAACCATTATTTGTGATGCTCCGGTAGAATTTCATCAAGAACAATACGATCTTGAAACTCCTGATTTTGAAAAGGTAAAAGAAATTTTTGACGAAATTGAGTTCAGAAGACTGTATGAAAATTTATACCGAGCATTTGCACCTGCCGAAACTGTCACTGTAAAAACAACAACCGTAGAATCTAATGCCGACAACCAAAAACCACCAACCATCAACCAAAGTGGTCAGCTCGATCTTTTTGCAAGTTTTGAGGAATTAGATCAGGCAACTTCTACTAAGGAAACTATCACAGAAAATGATCATCTGTATCAGTTTGTTGATAATCCGAAAGCTCAGAAAATATTGGTTCAGAATCTTTTAAAACAAAAAGCGGTTTGTTTTGATACAGAAACTACTTCTTTAAATGAGTTGGAAGCCGAATTGGTGGGAATGAGTTTCTCCTACAAAAAAAGTTTAGCGTATTACGTTCCGCTTTCTGCAGATAAGGGTGAAGTATTGCAGACTTTGGAAATTTTCAGACCGTTTTTTGAAAAAGAAGACTTAATAAAGATCGCTCACAACTTAAAATATGATTATAAAGTTCTGAAGCAATATGATTTAACAGTGAGAGGTGCGATGTTTGACACCATGATTGCACATTATCTTCTAAATCCTGACGGAAGACATGGGATGGATTATCTCTCAGAAGTTTACTTAAATTATAAACCTGTTTCGATTGAAACCATTATCGGCAAAAAAGGAAAAAATCAGGGGAATTTCAGAGATGCAGATCTTAGAACGCAAACAGATTATGCCGCAGAAGATGCTGACGTAACTTTCCAATTATATGAATTGTTTGCACCACAATTAAAAAAAGAAAACCTTGAAGATCTTTTCTACAAAATAGAAATGCCGTTGATGGAAGTTTTGGCTAAAATGGAACTCGAAGGGATTTCTTTAGACGAAAAATGGCTTGCTCAGGAAAGTATCGACCTTGAAAATGATTTAAGACAACTAGAATCCAAGATTTTTGAAATTTCCGGTGAAGAATTTAATATGAATTCGCCAAGACAATTGGGCGATGTTTTGTTTGACAAAATGCAGCTTGATCCGAAAGCCAAAAAAACGAAAACCGGACAATACGCTACTTCAGAAGATATTTTACAAAAATTATCTACTAAGCACGAGATTATTCAGCATATTTTAGAGTACAGAACCTATCAAAAACTAAAATCAACGTATGTCGACGCATTACCATCGCAGATTGATAAAGATGACAATCGTGTTCATACTAATTTCTCGCAAACAACGGCTGCAACAGGTCGTTTGGCGAGTGTAAACCCAAATTTACAGAATATTCCGATCCGTACATTGAGAGGTCAGCAAATCCGTGGAGCGTTTGTTTCCGCTGAAGGTAAGAAAATAATTTCTGCCGATTATTCTCAGATCGAATTGCGTTTGATTGCCGAAATTTCAGGTGAAGATAATATGATCAAAGCCTTTCAGGATGGCGAAGATATTCATGCTTCTACGGCTGCAAAATTATTTAATATTCCGCTGGAAGAAGTTTCAAAAACGCAGCGTGGACAAGCAAAAACGGTGAACTTCGGAATTCTGTATGGTCAGGGAGCTTTTGCTTTAGCCGAACAAACAGGTTTATCGAGATCAGAAGCCAAACAAATGATTGAAGCTTACTACGAAACCTACCCGAAATTGAAAGAATACATGGCAGCACAAGTACAAAGAGCTCGTGAGATAGGTTATGTAGAAACGATTTTAGGAAGAAAACGACATTTAAAAGACATTAATTCCGGAAATTTTGTCGTGCGGGCTCATGCTGAAAGAAACGCGGTAAATGCTCCCATTCAGGGAAGTGCCGCAGATGTTGTAAAAATAGCAATGATTAAAATCGATAAAGAACTTCAATTGCAAAAACTTCAGACCAAAATGTTGTTGCAGGTACATGACGAATTGTTGTTTGAATCTCCGATTGATGAGGTGGAAGTGGCAACCAATATCATTAAAACAGAAATGGAAAATGCCATTGAAACGCAGGTTCCATTATTGGTGGAAGTTGGAGTAGGGAAAAACTGGCTGGAAGCGCATTAG
- a CDS encoding immunity 22 family protein produces the protein MNTQILDFWVGNFNSEEQFLQFVEEDDNYYLNEEDDDNYISKFAESQDTVWFDGDLAEYGFENLSKNIYENFSEYSFADQWLPELVHKINLSELKFDINSLIFVSQGQIPKPVSVEDDEFSLVYMGGVEFEY, from the coding sequence ATGAATACACAGATTTTAGATTTTTGGGTAGGGAATTTTAATTCAGAAGAACAGTTTTTGCAATTTGTAGAAGAAGATGACAACTATTATCTGAACGAAGAAGATGACGACAATTACATCTCAAAATTTGCAGAGTCGCAGGATACAGTTTGGTTTGACGGCGATCTGGCAGAATATGGTTTTGAAAACCTAAGCAAAAACATCTACGAAAACTTTTCAGAATATTCGTTTGCCGATCAATGGCTTCCCGAACTGGTTCACAAAATCAACCTTTCAGAATTGAAATTTGACATTAACTCTTTAATATTTGTAAGCCAAGGACAAATTCCTAAACCTGTTTCTGTAGAAGATGATGAATTTTCTTTGGTGTATATGGGTGGTGTTGAGTTTGAGTATTAA
- a CDS encoding lytic transglycosylase domain-containing protein yields the protein MKIFTKIILFTFFLSCFQIFQAQFLSATDTSESSVRRYKTIINSNKEIVQFIENSLASKGLPKHLRNLALIESHFDRNITSNAGAVGVWQFMTSHANQYGLTEDRRNDLYRSTKVAVVSLGNLYKKYNNWVTVVAAYNCGEGNIAKAMQSANSTQYHVFSKYLPTETINHVKKYLNACYATGELNSVLTDYNSSRMKKIFDSRSGIKEGSSLSETEINAGFSLKIIAEELKIELKDILSWNPEIEEELQTKGESVLYLPTDLMPDFLLKKNKILSRSIKESSPSVSQ from the coding sequence ATGAAAATTTTCACAAAAATAATATTATTTACTTTCTTCTTATCCTGTTTTCAGATTTTTCAGGCGCAGTTTCTTTCTGCTACAGATACTTCAGAAAGCAGCGTGAGAAGATATAAAACCATTATCAATTCAAATAAAGAAATCGTTCAGTTTATAGAAAATTCTCTTGCTAGTAAAGGTCTTCCGAAGCATTTGAGAAATTTAGCTTTGATTGAATCTCATTTTGACAGAAATATAACTTCTAACGCCGGAGCAGTTGGTGTCTGGCAGTTTATGACCTCTCACGCCAATCAATACGGATTGACCGAAGATCGCCGTAATGATTTGTACAGAAGCACAAAAGTCGCTGTAGTTTCATTAGGAAATCTCTATAAGAAATACAACAATTGGGTGACCGTCGTTGCAGCTTACAACTGTGGAGAAGGAAATATCGCCAAAGCAATGCAGTCTGCCAATTCTACGCAGTATCACGTTTTTTCTAAATATTTGCCGACGGAAACCATCAATCATGTGAAAAAATATTTGAACGCATGTTATGCAACAGGCGAGCTAAACAGTGTTCTGACCGATTATAATTCTTCCAGAATGAAGAAAATCTTTGATTCGAGATCGGGAATCAAAGAAGGTTCATCTTTGTCCGAAACCGAAATCAACGCAGGATTTAGTTTAAAAATAATTGCTGAAGAATTAAAAATAGAGCTCAAAGATATTCTCTCATGGAATCCCGAAATTGAAGAAGAACTTCAGACAAAAGGGGAAAGTGTTTTATATCTTCCAACAGACTTGATGCCTGATTTTTTACTTAAAAAAAATAAAATTTTGTCCAGATCTATAAAAGAAAGTTCACCTTCTGTGTCGCAATAA
- the tssD gene encoding type VI secretion system tube protein TssD, producing the protein MADNSRGILKFNGSEGQKLLKLNYSVSRSTDVSGRVASDPSNAIIKLTIEATEKSEILESLLNGKYKPTSGEITFNKSHEEGTLITLNWENGYVIQHEVDFDAVDQNSMLISFIVSAEKINYGNAAYEGIWPGV; encoded by the coding sequence ATGGCAGACAATTCAAGAGGAATCTTAAAATTCAACGGAAGCGAAGGACAAAAATTATTAAAGCTGAATTACAGTGTATCAAGATCTACAGACGTTTCTGGTCGTGTAGCTTCAGATCCTTCCAATGCGATCATTAAATTGACAATTGAGGCAACAGAAAAATCTGAGATCTTGGAAAGTTTATTAAATGGAAAATACAAACCAACTTCAGGTGAGATCACTTTTAACAAATCTCACGAAGAAGGTACGTTGATCACATTAAACTGGGAAAATGGTTATGTCATTCAACACGAAGTTGATTTTGATGCCGTAGACCAGAATTCTATGCTGATCAGCTTCATTGTAAGCGCAGAAAAAATTAATTATGGTAATGCTGCCTACGAAGGCATCTGGCCCGGTGTTTAA
- a CDS encoding Fic family protein, protein MKPPYQITSQILNLISSISQKIGEVNATYLIKNNPTLRKQNQIKTIHSSLNIEGNTLSEDQITAILENKKVLGPQKDITEVLNALKIYQDLNQLKFNSERDYLKAHQTLMSGLIENPGKYRTTGVGIMKCSKVEHIAPPSENVPYLMKDLFSYLKDNSELSLIKSCVFHYEMEFIHPFLDGNGRMGRLWQTLILTNEFPIFEFLPFETLIAKNQIKYYQALSRSDKEGHSTKFIEYMLGIIDESLSELLGNSIQKLTDNDRILIFLENTKDEFSRKDYMKKFSEISSATASRDLKNAVEKGLIEKSGDKKTSLYKKT, encoded by the coding sequence ATGAAACCACCATATCAGATTACTTCACAAATCTTGAATTTGATATCAAGCATTTCTCAGAAAATAGGGGAAGTGAATGCTACTTATTTAATTAAAAATAATCCAACTCTTAGAAAGCAAAATCAAATTAAAACCATTCATTCTTCATTGAATATTGAAGGAAACACGCTTTCTGAAGATCAGATTACGGCAATTTTAGAAAATAAAAAAGTTTTAGGACCTCAAAAAGACATTACAGAGGTTTTGAATGCTCTAAAAATTTATCAGGATTTAAATCAATTAAAGTTTAACAGCGAAAGAGATTATCTGAAAGCACATCAAACTTTAATGAGCGGATTAATCGAAAATCCCGGAAAATACAGAACAACAGGAGTTGGAATCATGAAATGTTCAAAGGTGGAACATATTGCGCCTCCTTCAGAAAATGTTCCCTATCTGATGAAAGATCTATTTTCTTACTTAAAAGATAATTCTGAATTGAGTCTTATAAAAAGTTGCGTTTTTCATTATGAGATGGAATTTATACATCCTTTTTTGGATGGAAACGGAAGAATGGGAAGACTTTGGCAAACATTAATTTTAACTAATGAATTCCCGATTTTTGAATTTTTGCCTTTTGAAACTTTGATTGCTAAAAATCAAATAAAATATTATCAAGCACTTTCTCGATCTGATAAAGAAGGTCATTCAACAAAATTTATTGAATATATGTTGGGCATTATTGATGAATCACTTTCCGAATTATTAGGAAATTCAATTCAAAAGCTCACCGATAATGATAGAATTTTGATTTTTTTAGAAAATACTAAAGATGAATTTTCAAGGAAAGATTACATGAAAAAATTCTCTGAAATTTCTTCTGCTACTGCGAGTAGAGATTTAAAAAATGCTGTCGAAAAAGGTCTCATTGAAAAATCAGGAGATAAAAAAACGAGTCTCTACAAAAAGACATAA